One part of the Streptomyces lydicus genome encodes these proteins:
- a CDS encoding AMP-binding protein — MPLAQRVARTGTGPRRDEPAFVLDGHALTHRQLAERSAAVAAGLRALRPPDRQWLPAGAPLLALGTGNHPVFAELFTGGTAGDGVCAVLDPQWGTEQTRAVLERLRPDLLVLSAGQAALHEVAERLGIRTLLAGGAGSPGSYEEWLAAGLGADPAEQLRAGDDSAPFLVGFTSGSTGLPQAFLRSRGSWRISLADGRKVWGMDADRHTLAPGPLAHGLSLYALAECLESGAAFHGLGKFDAAAVLRELERAPVRRLIVVPTMLRALCTAAAGAPDAPGRRFTTVETVVSGGAKLPPQLLGPVAALLPEAQVREYYGASELGFVTVGSPGPGAADQDVGTPFPSVTLELRDAEGAPVPPGSPGVVHVRSPLVCDGYVWGEGSFRTEGGWATVGDTGRLTPDGHLHLLGRGGMVITGGLNVYPSEVENALIRLDRIDTALVTSVPDSYLGRALVAVVSGAGTRGLSQAAVRDLCAAVLPRYQVPRRFYTLDSWPLTSSGKIARGRVEEWIAHDDARLVPLPDASGD; from the coding sequence ATGCCGTTGGCACAGCGGGTGGCGCGGACGGGGACGGGACCGCGCCGCGACGAGCCGGCCTTCGTCCTGGACGGGCATGCCCTCACCCATCGTCAGCTGGCGGAACGGTCCGCGGCGGTGGCCGCGGGTCTGCGGGCGTTACGGCCGCCGGACCGGCAGTGGCTGCCGGCCGGCGCTCCGCTGCTCGCCCTCGGCACGGGCAACCACCCCGTCTTCGCCGAGCTGTTCACCGGCGGGACCGCGGGTGACGGCGTCTGCGCCGTCCTCGACCCGCAATGGGGCACGGAGCAGACCCGCGCGGTGCTGGAACGGCTCCGCCCCGACCTGCTGGTGCTGTCGGCCGGACAGGCCGCGCTGCACGAGGTCGCCGAGCGGCTCGGCATCCGTACGCTGCTCGCCGGCGGCGCCGGCTCCCCCGGCTCCTACGAGGAGTGGCTCGCCGCGGGGCTCGGCGCCGACCCGGCGGAGCAGCTGCGGGCCGGCGACGACTCCGCTCCCTTCCTGGTCGGGTTCACGTCCGGGAGCACCGGTCTCCCGCAGGCGTTCCTCCGCTCCCGCGGCTCCTGGCGGATCAGCCTGGCCGACGGCCGCAAGGTCTGGGGCATGGACGCGGACCGGCACACGCTCGCGCCGGGGCCGCTCGCCCACGGTCTGAGCCTCTACGCGCTCGCCGAGTGCCTGGAGAGCGGGGCGGCCTTCCACGGGCTCGGAAAATTCGACGCCGCGGCGGTGCTCCGGGAGCTGGAACGGGCCCCGGTACGCCGGCTGATCGTGGTACCGACGATGCTCCGCGCGCTGTGCACGGCCGCCGCCGGGGCACCGGACGCGCCCGGCCGGCGGTTCACCACCGTCGAGACGGTGGTCAGCGGAGGCGCCAAACTCCCTCCGCAACTGCTCGGCCCCGTCGCCGCGTTGCTGCCCGAGGCGCAGGTACGGGAGTACTACGGCGCCTCGGAACTCGGCTTCGTCACCGTGGGCTCGCCGGGTCCCGGAGCGGCCGACCAGGACGTCGGCACGCCCTTCCCCTCCGTCACCCTGGAACTCCGCGACGCCGAGGGCGCCCCCGTACCGCCCGGTTCGCCCGGTGTGGTGCACGTGCGCAGTCCGCTGGTCTGCGACGGCTATGTGTGGGGCGAGGGCAGCTTCCGCACCGAAGGGGGCTGGGCCACCGTCGGGGACACCGGCCGGCTCACGCCGGACGGGCACCTCCATCTCCTGGGCCGCGGCGGCATGGTGATCACCGGTGGGCTGAACGTCTACCCCTCCGAGGTGGAGAACGCGCTGATCCGGCTGGACCGGATAGACACCGCGCTGGTGACCTCGGTGCCCGACAGCTATCTGGGCCGGGCGCTGGTCGCCGTCGTCTCCGGGGCGGGCACACGGGGGCTGAGCCAGGCCGCGGTGCGCGACCTGTGCGCCGCCGTCCTCCCCCGCTACCAGGTCCCCCGCCGTTTCTACACCCTGGACTCGTGGCCGCTGACGTCGAGCGGCAAGATCGCACGGGGCCGGGTCGAGGAGTGGATCGCCCATGACGACGCACGGCTCGTCCCGCTCCCGGACGCGTCCGGTGACTGA
- a CDS encoding thiolase family protein, with translation MTTHGSSRSRTRPVTDATGYHLPDDRQPVVVAARRTPIGRAGGALAGVEASQLLATVIGDVLADARADPAEVGEVIVGNAAGGGGNLARLAALEAGLPTEVPGVTVDRQCGSGLEAIVLACRMVAAGAGEVYLAGGGESVSTAPWRVRQPSRPGGLPEFYARARFAPESVGDPDMGVAAENVAARYGIGRRRQDEFALRSHRRAVEAREDGRFTAEITPVRTARATVTLDECPRPDTSLAALSALRPLFAAPGEGTVTAGNSCPLNDGAAMVVVTSRSRARALGHRRVLGFVDASAAGVDPNLLGIGPIASTRRLLARCPDLATAERIEFNEAFAAQVLASLDALGIAEERINLDGGALALGHPFGASGAVLVTRLFTQLVRAPAPDLPLGSRGLAMLGIAGGLGLTALFAAQGTD, from the coding sequence ATGACGACGCACGGCTCGTCCCGCTCCCGGACGCGTCCGGTGACTGACGCCACCGGGTACCACCTCCCCGACGACCGGCAACCGGTGGTGGTCGCCGCCCGCCGGACCCCGATCGGCCGGGCCGGCGGCGCGCTGGCCGGCGTCGAGGCGTCGCAGCTGCTCGCGACCGTGATCGGGGACGTGCTGGCCGACGCGCGCGCCGACCCGGCGGAGGTCGGCGAGGTCATCGTCGGGAACGCGGCCGGCGGGGGCGGCAACCTCGCGCGGCTGGCCGCACTGGAGGCGGGACTGCCGACGGAGGTGCCCGGCGTCACCGTGGACCGGCAGTGCGGCTCCGGCCTGGAGGCGATCGTCCTCGCCTGCCGGATGGTGGCCGCCGGGGCCGGCGAGGTGTATCTCGCGGGCGGCGGCGAGAGCGTCAGCACCGCCCCCTGGCGGGTGCGGCAGCCGTCCCGCCCGGGCGGCCTCCCCGAGTTCTACGCCCGCGCCCGCTTCGCCCCGGAGTCGGTGGGCGACCCCGACATGGGCGTGGCCGCGGAGAACGTCGCCGCCCGGTACGGCATCGGCCGCCGCCGGCAGGACGAGTTCGCCCTGCGCAGCCACCGGCGCGCCGTCGAGGCCCGGGAGGACGGCCGTTTCACCGCGGAGATCACCCCGGTGCGCACCGCCCGCGCGACGGTCACCCTCGACGAGTGCCCGCGCCCCGACACCTCCCTGGCCGCGCTGTCCGCGCTGCGGCCGCTCTTCGCCGCCCCCGGCGAGGGCACGGTCACCGCGGGCAACTCCTGTCCGTTGAACGACGGCGCGGCCATGGTCGTGGTCACCAGCCGGTCGCGGGCCCGCGCGCTGGGCCACCGCCGGGTCCTCGGCTTCGTCGACGCGAGCGCGGCCGGTGTGGACCCCAACCTGCTGGGCATCGGCCCGATCGCCTCCACCCGGCGCCTGCTGGCCCGGTGCCCGGACCTCGCCACCGCCGAACGCATCGAGTTCAACGAGGCGTTCGCCGCCCAGGTCCTGGCCTCGCTCGACGCCCTGGGCATCGCCGAGGAGCGGATCAACCTCGACGGCGGTGCCCTCGCCCTGGGTCATCCCTTCGGCGCCTCCGGCGCGGTCCTGGTGACCCGCCTCTTCACCCAGCTCGTCCGCGCGCCCGCGCCGGACCTCCCCCTCGGCTCCCGTGGCCTGGCCATGTTGGGCATCGCCGGAGGGCTGGGACTCACCGCGCTGTTCGCCGCGCAGGGGACGGACTGA
- a CDS encoding YbaY family lipoprotein, translating to MTRLVRGVVALPAETPATPAARALVEVRDVSLADAPSTVVAAQVLTDVPLAPHGRFPFSVEVPDLDPAATYGLRVHIDLAGTGSVESGDLINTRTITVPPEPTDVLTAPVSVV from the coding sequence ATGACCCGCCTCGTCCGCGGCGTCGTGGCACTGCCCGCCGAAACGCCCGCCACCCCGGCGGCCCGGGCCCTGGTGGAGGTCCGGGACGTCTCGCTGGCCGACGCCCCCTCCACGGTGGTGGCCGCACAGGTCCTCACGGACGTGCCGCTGGCCCCGCACGGCCGGTTCCCCTTCAGCGTGGAGGTGCCGGACCTCGACCCCGCCGCCACCTACGGCCTCCGCGTCCACATCGACCTCGCCGGAACCGGCTCCGTCGAGTCGGGCGACCTGATCAACACCCGGACGATCACCGTCCCCCCGGAGCCCACCGACGTGCTGACCGCGCCGGTCAGCGTGGTCTGA
- a CDS encoding LamG-like jellyroll fold domain-containing protein, protein MTTDFLDVLRGGLTPAYDRGMERLTVQLVPHDDGTLHARYDFRDYLDRYGRLPDAPRYLLTPRRESTEPLVVRVWFTRTPGRDEEAVDVPVPAGWPAGRSLAVELPGRAAELSHLVTLTRVQPLVPAPGAAADWEVTALLGNLAKLLWVIGRDYEELTERLGDVAAQRFAHSARGASLDLLGEDLGAPRFPPRPYGWDDLTVALYHLDDRPPARTTDAPGAAPEVVRVADAGARFGAPDHPGTNAGAHSGRTGRFSAAFEFAGPGRVTVDTAPDFAVGPDTSYTVEAVVRPDPAATATGAVLAKCALLDSAAAPGWSLTVGRFRGLDRNLRLSVSDGHTLVELFADRDLGDGVFHHVAGVVERLPRPPGSGARPTAVRLHLDGVTVARERRDGLGALSNDEPVVFGLGRESPAATSPDAQYAGLLQEVRISRTARTSFEPVTGEGDDHYRMRLRLFQRWLLPTPDALRAALNEAGPIAGHDEPFDVVEATDRPVTGSRTLRVLPSALTQGQSIAADGDQRAAEDAVVGTPEDEPDFDPGWLCRHEDRDGLDLGTDEDQRLMQLGVLLTLDALRERLAGRRGTLSVLRSYDPTATDLHRVGRALLLRHDTVPPDELGVHAHAAGFGWVQHTRDGLVHVAQPPAPAFRVLTTPPAPRVRAGDELTLAPDPDPARLAGAGVRWSVTRCGPGDAEVRPGSPAVLHTEAPGEVTVQVEVTHAGHTRGGSRAVRIGLPAGGLGTGESVSSTGVPAVTETQAAGPPTDDFDEGFLLLRTDDLTGTHRGVNYGQDLANRRMQRVTALALDRLLDRLHGEDGELLVTGAHDPALTGLRAQGRALVLRHSKLSAGELSARAFDAGFDFVKVAPDGPPSAAGPSHVEVAVAAGDQIGVLGPPELITGETDTVIAVPQPTPADACFAPDGARVCVALPGSHRIASFTVAAPAQGDLPRLVLDRSVPVPPFPGALCFAGGRVCVAHTLADTVSVLDPTDLTPAAPALTGPRPVALGTDGGRLFVAYAGDRTLRAYDPQNPQPLRSVALPGVPRALAVSPAGPVLAVLLDGGRFCLADRATLALQGAPVGTGPGTEARTAAFTPDGSKLYVALDPVVHAASIKVYPGGSAPASATVDGFPADTSPLALRADPDGRHLYVATAGSGAAAGRVHVIDTGTDVLLPQALTPGGDCRALAVSPAAAPYRRCLLAAPGGSASVLLADPAPLGQSPPLPPQLVSRRPLGPGGDQELTWSVDASGHGRVAAASLTDPVNRVEGVAPGTVPVRAGYLPSGGLPPYRCEVRLTEELDGTGAEIGKERYDLVLNILNWFHPLGVEFRTEGLRAHVRELSGSAADLLPAYTFPTYHTADRRPARFRRSDKDDQ, encoded by the coding sequence ATGACCACCGACTTCCTCGACGTCCTGCGCGGTGGGCTCACCCCGGCGTACGACCGCGGCATGGAGCGGCTCACCGTCCAGCTCGTGCCGCACGACGACGGGACCCTGCACGCCCGCTACGACTTCCGCGACTACCTGGACCGCTACGGCCGGCTGCCCGACGCACCCCGGTACCTGCTCACGCCCCGGAGGGAGAGCACCGAACCGCTCGTCGTCCGGGTCTGGTTCACCCGCACGCCGGGCCGGGACGAGGAAGCCGTCGACGTGCCGGTCCCCGCGGGCTGGCCGGCCGGCCGGAGCCTGGCGGTCGAACTGCCCGGCCGCGCTGCCGAGCTGAGCCACCTGGTGACGCTGACCCGCGTCCAGCCGCTCGTCCCCGCCCCCGGCGCGGCAGCCGACTGGGAGGTCACTGCCCTGCTCGGCAACCTCGCCAAGCTGCTCTGGGTGATCGGCCGCGACTACGAGGAACTGACCGAACGGCTCGGGGACGTGGCCGCCCAGCGCTTCGCGCACAGCGCCCGCGGCGCCAGCCTGGACCTGCTCGGCGAGGACCTCGGTGCGCCCCGCTTCCCGCCCCGGCCCTACGGCTGGGACGACCTGACGGTGGCGCTCTACCACCTGGACGACCGGCCGCCGGCCCGCACGACGGACGCACCCGGTGCGGCGCCGGAGGTGGTGCGCGTCGCCGACGCCGGCGCGCGGTTCGGCGCCCCCGACCACCCGGGCACCAACGCGGGGGCGCACAGCGGGCGCACCGGGCGGTTCTCGGCGGCCTTCGAGTTCGCGGGGCCGGGCCGGGTCACCGTCGACACCGCTCCCGACTTCGCCGTCGGGCCGGACACCTCGTACACCGTCGAGGCGGTCGTACGGCCGGACCCCGCCGCCACCGCGACCGGTGCCGTCCTCGCCAAGTGCGCGCTGCTCGACTCCGCGGCCGCCCCGGGATGGTCGCTGACCGTCGGACGCTTCCGCGGACTCGACCGGAACCTGCGGCTGTCGGTCTCCGACGGCCACACGCTGGTGGAACTCTTCGCCGACCGGGACCTCGGCGACGGCGTCTTCCACCACGTGGCCGGGGTGGTGGAGCGCCTGCCCCGGCCCCCCGGCTCCGGCGCGCGGCCGACCGCGGTACGGCTCCACCTCGACGGGGTGACCGTGGCGCGGGAGCGCCGGGACGGGCTGGGCGCACTGTCCAACGACGAGCCGGTCGTGTTCGGCCTGGGCCGGGAATCACCGGCCGCCACGTCCCCCGACGCGCAGTACGCGGGCCTGCTCCAGGAGGTACGGATCTCGCGGACCGCCCGGACCTCCTTCGAGCCGGTGACCGGGGAGGGCGACGACCACTACCGGATGCGCCTCCGGCTCTTCCAGCGCTGGTTGCTGCCCACGCCGGACGCCCTGCGCGCGGCACTCAACGAGGCGGGCCCGATCGCCGGGCACGACGAGCCCTTCGACGTCGTCGAGGCGACCGACCGGCCGGTGACCGGCTCCCGCACCCTGCGCGTGCTCCCGAGCGCGCTCACCCAGGGACAGAGCATCGCGGCCGACGGCGACCAGCGGGCCGCCGAGGACGCGGTCGTCGGCACCCCGGAGGACGAACCCGATTTCGACCCGGGCTGGCTCTGCCGCCACGAGGACCGCGACGGGCTCGACCTCGGCACGGACGAGGACCAACGCCTGATGCAGCTCGGCGTCCTGCTGACGCTGGACGCCCTGCGGGAGCGGCTCGCCGGGCGGCGCGGGACGCTGAGCGTCCTGCGGTCCTACGACCCGACCGCCACCGACCTGCACCGGGTCGGCCGGGCCCTGCTCCTGCGCCACGACACCGTCCCGCCCGACGAACTCGGCGTGCACGCCCACGCCGCGGGATTCGGCTGGGTCCAGCACACCCGCGACGGCCTGGTCCACGTCGCCCAGCCGCCCGCCCCGGCCTTCCGCGTCCTCACCACCCCGCCGGCCCCGCGCGTACGGGCCGGCGACGAGCTGACCCTCGCACCGGACCCGGACCCCGCCCGGCTCGCGGGGGCCGGGGTCCGCTGGTCCGTCACCCGCTGCGGGCCCGGTGACGCCGAAGTGCGGCCCGGCAGCCCGGCGGTGCTGCACACCGAGGCGCCCGGCGAGGTCACGGTCCAGGTGGAGGTCACCCACGCCGGCCACACCCGCGGCGGCAGCCGGGCCGTGCGCATCGGCCTGCCCGCCGGCGGGCTCGGCACCGGCGAGTCGGTCAGCAGCACCGGAGTGCCCGCCGTCACCGAGACGCAGGCGGCCGGGCCGCCCACCGACGACTTCGACGAGGGCTTCCTGCTCCTGCGCACCGACGACCTGACCGGCACCCACCGCGGCGTCAACTACGGGCAGGACCTGGCCAACCGGCGCATGCAGCGCGTCACCGCCCTCGCCCTGGACCGGCTGCTCGACCGGCTCCACGGCGAGGACGGCGAGCTCCTGGTGACCGGCGCCCACGACCCGGCCCTGACCGGCCTGCGCGCCCAGGGCCGGGCCCTGGTGCTACGGCACTCCAAGCTGTCCGCGGGCGAGTTGTCCGCGCGCGCCTTCGACGCCGGCTTCGACTTCGTCAAGGTCGCCCCGGACGGTCCGCCGTCGGCCGCGGGCCCGTCGCACGTCGAGGTGGCGGTGGCCGCCGGCGATCAGATCGGCGTGCTGGGGCCGCCCGAGCTGATCACCGGCGAGACCGACACGGTCATCGCGGTACCGCAGCCGACGCCCGCCGACGCCTGCTTCGCCCCCGACGGCGCCCGCGTCTGCGTCGCGCTGCCGGGCAGCCACCGGATCGCTTCCTTCACCGTGGCGGCCCCCGCCCAGGGTGACCTCCCGCGGCTGGTCCTCGACCGCTCCGTCCCGGTGCCGCCGTTCCCCGGCGCGCTCTGCTTCGCCGGCGGACGGGTGTGCGTGGCGCACACTCTGGCGGACACGGTCTCGGTACTCGATCCGACCGATCTGACGCCCGCCGCCCCCGCCCTCACCGGCCCGCGCCCCGTCGCCCTGGGCACCGACGGCGGCCGTCTCTTCGTCGCGTACGCCGGCGACCGCACCCTGCGCGCGTACGATCCGCAGAACCCGCAGCCGCTCCGCAGCGTGGCGCTGCCCGGGGTGCCCCGTGCGCTCGCCGTGAGTCCGGCCGGCCCGGTGCTGGCCGTCCTGCTCGACGGCGGCCGGTTCTGCCTGGCCGACCGGGCCACGCTCGCCCTCCAGGGCGCCCCGGTCGGTACCGGCCCCGGCACCGAGGCCCGCACCGCGGCCTTCACACCCGACGGTTCGAAGCTGTACGTGGCCCTGGACCCCGTGGTGCACGCCGCCTCGATCAAGGTGTACCCGGGCGGATCCGCCCCGGCGAGCGCCACCGTCGACGGCTTTCCGGCGGACACCTCGCCGCTGGCCCTGCGCGCCGACCCGGACGGCAGGCACCTGTACGTCGCCACGGCCGGATCCGGAGCGGCGGCCGGCCGGGTGCACGTCATCGACACCGGCACCGACGTGCTGCTGCCCCAGGCGCTGACCCCCGGCGGCGACTGCCGTGCCCTGGCGGTCAGCCCCGCCGCGGCGCCCTACCGCCGCTGTCTGCTGGCCGCCCCCGGGGGCTCGGCGAGCGTGCTGCTGGCCGACCCGGCCCCGCTCGGCCAGTCCCCGCCCCTGCCACCGCAGTTGGTCTCCCGGCGCCCGCTGGGGCCCGGGGGAGACCAGGAACTCACCTGGTCGGTGGACGCGTCCGGCCACGGCCGGGTGGCGGCCGCCTCGCTGACCGACCCCGTCAACCGGGTCGAGGGCGTGGCGCCGGGCACCGTTCCGGTGCGGGCCGGCTACCTCCCGAGCGGCGGGCTGCCCCCCTACCGGTGCGAGGTCCGGCTCACCGAGGAACTCGACGGCACCGGGGCCGAGATCGGCAAGGAACGCTACGACCTCGTGCTGAACATCCTCAACTGGTTCCACCCCCTCGGTGTGGAGTTCCGCACCGAAGGGCTGCGCGCCCACGTGCGGGAGCTGTCCGGCAGCGCCGCCGATCTGCTGCCGGCCTACACCTTCCCGACGTACCACACCGCCGACCGGCGCCCCGCCCGATTCCGCCGATCCGACAAGGATGACCAGTGA
- a CDS encoding M12 family metallopeptidase yields MNASQSASPRRTQKTAAAKPPARGGRASKAAAGCGGEYRSGPICGTALLDGATFRAKGVQYADVNGMAVVEGDIVIGTVKEVQEAAAEGGNAVLFRSVGITGQQFRWPNAVVPFEIDPALPDVDRVFDALAHWRSRTRIQFESRTDDNEALFPDFVRFVPGDGCSSSVGRQGGMQQITLGDDCSAGNAIHEIGHTVGLWHEQSREDRDRFVTIVFGNIDPAQQHNFLQQISDGDDIGPYDYGSIMHYSPGAFAIDPNQPTIVAKQPLPPGVVMGQRTALSQGDLAGVQTLYPNAPSTAKELAKDPESDFTLKEQAKDPVNDAPPKPPPPLELQSPAGGSPFVLATPHQAPALTGSPDGLAEQVHRLTQLVGSLQQDLAAVSASHHSLLTRLGPLLAGRDGTGQLS; encoded by the coding sequence ATGAATGCCAGCCAGTCCGCGTCCCCCCGCCGGACACAGAAGACCGCCGCCGCCAAGCCCCCCGCCCGGGGCGGACGGGCGAGCAAGGCCGCCGCAGGCTGCGGCGGCGAGTACCGGTCCGGCCCGATCTGCGGCACCGCGCTGCTGGACGGGGCCACGTTCCGCGCGAAGGGCGTCCAGTACGCCGACGTGAACGGAATGGCCGTCGTCGAGGGCGACATCGTGATCGGCACCGTGAAGGAGGTGCAGGAGGCCGCGGCCGAGGGCGGCAACGCCGTGCTGTTCCGCTCCGTCGGCATCACGGGGCAGCAGTTCCGCTGGCCGAACGCCGTCGTCCCCTTCGAGATCGACCCGGCCCTGCCCGACGTGGACCGCGTGTTCGACGCGCTCGCCCACTGGAGGTCCCGCACCCGGATCCAGTTCGAGTCCCGGACCGACGACAACGAGGCACTCTTCCCCGACTTCGTACGCTTCGTCCCCGGGGACGGCTGCTCCTCCTCGGTCGGCCGACAGGGCGGCATGCAACAGATCACGCTGGGCGACGACTGCTCCGCCGGCAACGCCATCCACGAGATCGGCCACACCGTGGGCCTGTGGCACGAGCAGAGCCGCGAGGACCGCGACCGCTTCGTCACCATCGTGTTCGGCAACATCGACCCGGCCCAGCAGCACAACTTCCTGCAGCAGATCTCCGACGGTGACGACATCGGGCCGTACGACTACGGCTCGATCATGCACTACTCGCCCGGGGCCTTCGCGATCGACCCGAACCAGCCGACCATCGTCGCCAAGCAGCCGCTGCCGCCCGGCGTGGTGATGGGCCAGCGGACCGCGCTGTCCCAGGGCGACCTGGCCGGCGTCCAGACCCTCTACCCCAACGCCCCGTCCACGGCGAAGGAGCTCGCCAAGGATCCGGAGAGCGACTTCACGCTCAAGGAGCAGGCCAAGGACCCGGTGAACGACGCGCCCCCCAAGCCGCCACCGCCCCTGGAACTCCAGAGCCCGGCCGGCGGCAGCCCGTTCGTGCTGGCCACCCCGCACCAGGCGCCCGCACTGACCGGCTCGCCCGATGGGCTGGCCGAGCAGGTGCACCGGCTCACCCAGCTGGTCGGCTCCCTCCAGCAGGACCTCGCGGCCGTGTCCGCGAGCCACCACAGCCTCCTGACCCGGCTCGGCCCGCTGCTCGCCGGCCGGGACGGCACCGGGCAGCTGTCATGA
- a CDS encoding biotin transporter BioY, which yields MTARTRPLMSTQDIVLISLFCAIIVALGLIPPVNIAIVPVPITLQTLGVMLAGAVLGPVRGACACALVVLLTVLGLPVLAGGRGGLGVIPGPTGGYLLGWIPGAYVTGLLVKTFAMRVSRRAPQLAAYFAACVAGGLVVVYAIGIPWTAVSTGLGMGKAAVGALYFAVGDTLKAAAAAAVAHNVRRSYPIEPR from the coding sequence ATGACCGCACGCACCCGTCCCTTGATGTCCACCCAGGACATCGTGCTGATCTCCCTGTTCTGCGCGATCATCGTCGCCCTGGGGCTGATCCCCCCGGTCAACATCGCCATCGTCCCGGTCCCGATCACCCTGCAGACACTCGGGGTGATGCTCGCCGGAGCGGTACTGGGTCCGGTCCGCGGCGCGTGCGCCTGCGCGCTGGTGGTGCTGCTGACGGTGCTGGGGCTGCCGGTGCTGGCCGGTGGCCGGGGCGGACTGGGCGTGATACCCGGGCCGACCGGCGGCTATCTGCTGGGCTGGATCCCCGGTGCGTATGTCACCGGGCTGCTGGTGAAGACGTTCGCGATGCGGGTGAGCCGCCGCGCCCCGCAGCTCGCCGCGTACTTCGCGGCCTGCGTCGCGGGCGGACTGGTCGTCGTCTATGCGATCGGCATCCCCTGGACGGCGGTCAGCACCGGGCTCGGCATGGGCAAGGCCGCGGTCGGTGCCCTGTACTTCGCGGTCGGCGACACGCTGAAGGCGGCGGCCGCGGCGGCCGTGGCGCACAACGTACGCCGCTCCTATCCGATCGAACCGAGGTGA
- a CDS encoding MvdC/MvdD family ATP grasp protein, whose translation MILVVSYDEDHTLDVVRRLERAGREVIRVDLADFPARAVVNLDYADGERPDCGLTTRTGYASLGGCRAAWWRRVRPFTVDQRLRTARDQGFAASETGQSLHGLFHSLPCTWVNPPSLDALAHHKPYQWETARRAGLTLPRTLVTNQPERAREFIRDVGIGRTVFKAFLAHTEAWRETRLVRPEDLVQLDAVRYAPVIFQEFVPGADLRVTVVGERLFAAEIDASATSYPVDMRTVVDQAPVRPVTLPPPLTDALLRLMGGLGLVYGAVDLRRRPDGQYVFFEVNPAGQWLFVEHRTGLPISAAVAALLARLDDREPERTAAPPPLAGSAA comes from the coding sequence ATGATCCTCGTCGTCTCCTACGACGAGGACCACACCCTGGACGTGGTGCGCCGGCTGGAGCGCGCCGGCCGCGAGGTGATCCGGGTCGACCTGGCGGACTTCCCCGCCCGTGCGGTGGTCAACCTCGACTACGCCGACGGAGAGCGGCCGGACTGCGGCCTGACGACCCGCACGGGATACGCGTCCCTGGGCGGCTGCCGGGCCGCCTGGTGGCGCCGGGTGCGCCCCTTCACCGTCGATCAGCGGCTGCGCACGGCCCGGGACCAGGGCTTCGCGGCCAGTGAGACCGGCCAGTCCCTGCACGGCCTGTTCCACTCGCTGCCCTGCACCTGGGTCAACCCGCCGTCCCTGGACGCCCTCGCGCACCACAAGCCCTACCAGTGGGAGACGGCCCGCCGGGCCGGGCTGACGCTGCCGCGCACCCTGGTCACCAACCAGCCGGAGCGGGCCCGTGAGTTCATCCGGGACGTCGGTATCGGGCGCACCGTCTTCAAGGCGTTCCTGGCCCACACGGAGGCATGGCGGGAGACCAGACTGGTGCGGCCCGAGGACCTGGTGCAGCTCGACGCGGTCCGCTACGCGCCGGTGATCTTCCAGGAGTTCGTCCCCGGGGCCGATCTGCGCGTCACCGTGGTCGGCGAACGTCTCTTCGCCGCCGAGATCGACGCGTCGGCGACCAGCTACCCCGTCGACATGAGGACGGTGGTCGATCAGGCCCCGGTGCGGCCGGTGACGCTCCCGCCGCCTCTCACCGACGCCCTGCTGCGGCTGATGGGCGGCCTCGGCCTGGTGTACGGCGCCGTCGACCTGCGCCGCCGCCCGGACGGACAGTATGTGTTCTTCGAGGTCAACCCGGCGGGGCAGTGGCTCTTCGTGGAGCACCGCACCGGCCTGCCGATCTCCGCCGCGGTCGCCGCGCTCCTGGCACGGCTCGACGACCGGGAACCGGAACGCACGGCGGCACCGCCGCCCCTGGCCGGCAGCGCCGCATGA